In Dromiciops gliroides isolate mDroGli1 chromosome 4, mDroGli1.pri, whole genome shotgun sequence, one DNA window encodes the following:
- the FCRLB gene encoding Fc receptor-like B, with the protein MWALIALLLLGSRIGRAATVDKPILSLHPPWTTIFKGERVTLRCDGYHPLLLELRPISTLWYLGHLLLPSHKKSIEVQTPGVYRCQTRGAPVSDPIHISVSNDWLILQVPYAMVFEGEPLVIRCRGWYDKVVYKLHYYKDGHVMRYFQSSANYTIPQARASDSGHYQCSGTLRIPVESTPVFSAKVAVTIQELFATPVLKVVHKPESRSGGGVTLRCETSLHPQKRGTPLQFSFYKYSRPVRRFDWGAEYTVPETEKEDVESYWCEAATVTRSVRKRSPWLQLAGRGSFSSTSPITTGAPPPAAMSRNPVSKPLSFRKSPDLRSVPSITSVPNSTFTRPLASVPSIPTAGPTACTPLISLGQSAYPLKSNMDLLLQEMQLLKGLLRQVVLELKEPHTVLGLRGTPEIPILDLGVSPTTPETTGRG; encoded by the exons ATGTGGGCACTGATAGCCTTGCTGCTCTTGG GTTCAAGGATTGGGAGAGCTG CCACCGTGGATAAACCCATTCTGTCCTTGCACCCACCCTGGACTACGATCTTTAAGGGGGAACGGGTAACCCTGAGGTGTGATGGATACCACCCCTTACTCCTGGAACTCCGGCCTATCAGCACATTGTGGTACTTGGGGCACCTGCTACTTCCCTCACATAAGAAGAGCATTGAGGTACAGACACCAGGGGTATATCGATGTCAAACCCGAGGGGCACCTGTCAGTGATCCAATCCACATCTCTGTGTCCAATG ATTGGCTGATTCTACAGGTTCCCTATGCCATGGTGTTTGAGGGTGAACCGCTAGTGATACGCTGCCGAGGCTGGTATGATAAAGTTGTGTACAAGCTTCACTACTACAAGGATGGGCACGTCATGCGCTATTTCCAGTCTAGTGCCAACTATACAATACCCCAGGCACGGGCCAGTGATAGTGGACATTACCAGTGCTCAGGAACCCTTCGTATCCCAGTGGAAAGTACCCCTGTGTTCTCTGCCAAGGTGGCGGTTACCATCCAAG AGCTCTTTGCGACTCCTGTGCTGAAAGTGGTGCACAAACCTGAGTCCCGCAGCGGGGGTGGGGTGACCCTGCGCTGTGAAACTAGCCTGCACCCCCAGAAGCGGGGCACGCCGCTGCAGTTTTCTTTCTACAAGTACAGCCGCCCTGTGCGCCGCTTTGACTGGGGAGCTGAGTACACTGTCCCGGAAACCGAGAAGGAGGACGTGGAATCGTACTGGTGCGAAGCTGCCACTGTGACCCGCAGCGTGCGCAAACGTAGCCCTTGGTTGCAACTCGCAGGGAGGG gttccttctccagcacatcgCCTATCACAACGGGAGCTCCTCCACCAGCAGCCATGTCCAGGAACCCTGTTTCAAAGCCCCTGTCCTTCAGAAAGTCTCCTGATCTGAGATCTGTGCCTTCGATCACCTCTGTCCCAAACTCCACCTTCACCAGGCCCCTAGCCTCTGTGCCAAGCATTCCCACTGCTGGGCCCACTGCTTGCACTCCTCTAATTTCTTTGGGGCAATCTGCCTACCCTTTGAAGTCTAACATGGACCTACTGCTTCAGGAAATGCAGCTGCTTAAAGGCCTTCTGAGACAAGTGGTACTAGAGTTGAAGGAGCCACATACAGTTTTGGGGCTCAGAGGGACACCAGAGATACCCATCTTAGATTTGGGGGTGAGCCCAACCACTCCAGAGACCACAGGAAGGGGTTAA